The proteins below come from a single Anaerolineae bacterium genomic window:
- a CDS encoding transposase yields the protein MRSRYKITEQTPVYFITTSTRLWIPILLNETVFQILLNSFKYCQANKGFNLHGYVIMPNHLHAIISHDDPEQIPNVVVRDYKRHTATEIKTYLGNLGQFSRLFWVKIFHNKERGQNRV from the coding sequence ATGCGTTCAAGATATAAAATCACCGAGCAAACCCCCGTTTATTTCATTACCACCAGCACCCGCCTCTGGATACCCATTCTGCTTAACGAAACGGTCTTTCAAATCCTCCTGAACAGTTTCAAGTATTGCCAGGCCAACAAAGGCTTCAACCTGCACGGCTATGTCATCATGCCTAACCACCTGCACGCTATCATCAGCCACGATGACCCGGAACAAATTCCCAACGTTGTTGTCCGTGATTATAAGCGGCACACCGCTACCGAAATCAAAACTTACCTGGGCAATTTAGGTCAATTCAGCCGCCTCTTTTGGGTTAAAATTTTTCATAATAAGGAGCGTGGGCAAAATAGGGTCTAG
- a CDS encoding response regulator, which produces MSKQASILLMDEDADTLEQLQTILQRAQYQVLAAVDGHAALRLARTAKPNLIVSDLLLTGQDGYEVWKTLRADKETAHIPILVTSALTIPAPNEPWRPTPDTEWQLLSYDAFLPKPIDLQRFMRVVQRLLQPDSAANLPGGPTIMLAIEDEDIQGKLAAMLHNHNFGVEIPPSLAEVAKLAGALPPAAIILDYRAPNQATRQVIAQINKAVSATVMILIIDPAKESDPETNRCDGSLRTPLHSTHTIASINRILELCSMRRRTQTLSTQLITTTHILHDSQQMLKAQNKELEYTNARLRELDSLKEMLTGMVVHDLKSPLGAVLGALHFLQTSSVGADQTSALLLNGAMAAGSQMLRLVETLLEEQRLENGRIKPDTEPFDLASIIHNSVEQISSLLTLHHLQVNQVVTDDLPPIYADARLSQRILENLLDNAIKFSPRDGTITIQTAPRQDFLQISVTNEGPGIPKEQQAEIFNRFSQLKQADDPARAGFGLGLAFCQLATQAMNGSIWVESDGESGTTFCFTLPVFKEE; this is translated from the coding sequence GTGAGTAAGCAAGCTTCCATCTTATTGATGGATGAAGATGCAGACACGCTAGAACAACTGCAAACCATTTTGCAACGAGCGCAATACCAGGTGCTGGCTGCGGTTGACGGGCACGCCGCGCTCCGGCTGGCCAGAACAGCCAAACCCAACCTGATTGTATCAGATTTACTCCTGACCGGTCAGGATGGCTACGAGGTATGGAAAACTCTCCGCGCCGATAAAGAGACCGCCCACATTCCCATCCTGGTTACCAGCGCGCTCACCATTCCGGCCCCCAACGAACCCTGGCGGCCCACACCCGACACCGAGTGGCAACTGCTCTCTTACGACGCCTTTTTGCCAAAACCAATAGACCTGCAACGTTTTATGCGCGTGGTTCAAAGATTACTACAGCCCGATAGCGCGGCCAACCTGCCCGGCGGCCCCACTATTATGCTGGCCATAGAAGATGAAGACATTCAGGGCAAATTGGCCGCCATGCTGCACAACCATAACTTTGGCGTTGAAATTCCGCCTTCCCTGGCCGAAGTGGCCAAATTGGCCGGGGCGCTGCCTCCGGCGGCCATTATTCTTGATTATCGAGCGCCCAACCAGGCCACCCGGCAAGTTATTGCCCAAATCAATAAAGCCGTTTCCGCTACTGTGATGATCCTCATCATTGATCCCGCCAAAGAATCTGATCCAGAAACAAATCGTTGTGACGGCTCGCTCAGAACGCCGCTCCATTCCACCCATACCATTGCCAGCATCAACCGCATCCTGGAGCTTTGCAGCATGCGCCGCCGCACCCAAACCCTGAGCACCCAGCTCATAACCACCACCCACATTCTGCACGATAGCCAACAGATGCTCAAGGCCCAAAACAAAGAACTGGAATACACCAATGCCCGCTTGCGAGAACTGGATAGCTTAAAAGAAATGCTCACCGGTATGGTAGTGCATGACCTCAAATCGCCGCTGGGCGCGGTGCTGGGCGCGCTCCACTTTCTGCAAACGTCGTCTGTGGGCGCCGATCAAACCAGCGCCCTTTTGTTGAACGGGGCCATGGCCGCCGGCAGCCAGATGCTGCGCCTGGTAGAAACCCTGCTGGAAGAACAACGCCTGGAAAACGGGCGCATCAAACCAGATACCGAACCCTTTGACCTGGCCAGCATTATCCACAACAGCGTTGAGCAAATATCATCGCTGCTCACTTTACATCACCTGCAAGTAAACCAGGTAGTGACCGATGACTTACCCCCGATTTATGCCGACGCCCGCTTGAGCCAGCGCATCCTGGAGAACTTACTGGACAACGCCATCAAATTTTCGCCCAGGGACGGCACCATCACCATCCAGACCGCGCCCAGGCAGGACTTTTTGCAAATCAGCGTGACCAATGAAGGACCGGGCATTCCCAAAGAGCAGCAGGCCGAAATATTCAACCGTTTCAGCCAGCTCAAACAGGCCGACGACCCGGCCAGGGCCGGTTTTGGCCTGGGCCTGGCCTTTTGCCAACTGGCCACCCAGGCCATGAACGGCTCTATTTGGGTGGAGAGCGATGGGGAATCCGGCACTACCTTCTGTTTTACCCTGCCTGTTTTTAAGGAAGAGTGA